TAATTCCCTTCCCTCGCTTTAGCTGAATCTGAAAAACAATGATTACACTCCTTGAAAACTTGCTTGAACGCTCGGACGGCGCCTACATTGAGCCCCAAGACCTCGATCAGGTCGATCAAACCCTCCAATCTTGGGGCGATCGCCGCATCACCTACCAACTCATCCAGGAAAAAGAAGAAAAAATTGTCGATGAAACCCTTAAACGTTTCCAGACAGACCACGAAATTCTCTTAAAATCAGCCCCGGCCAATGTTCTAAAAAAATGTAAAGGCGACCTCGTTTCCGTACTGCGTAACTGCGCCACCGCAATGCTCCTCCAGGATGAAGAGTTACTCAAGGACCGCTTTTTGTACTGGATGCAAAACATCATGCGGGCAGTGAAAAACCAGAAATATAACGACCAGGTTTATCGCATTATCCAAGACGTTGTTCAGGAAGAATTACCAGCCCAATACGCCCAACAGATGCTCCCCTACCTCCAGCTCACCCACCAATACCTCAGCGAATAACCATGACCCTTTCTGCGATTCCTGGTAACTATTTCACCCCCCGGGGCTATATCAAATCTGAACCTGATACGGGCCTTTTAAGAACCCGCCACGGCAATCGTCTTTTGGCTGTGCCAGAAGTCCTCCTGCGTAGCGTCCACAAAGCACTCCGGGAAGAAACCGGAGAAGCAACACCCTTTGCCCTCTATACCTTTGGCTTTTGGTGGGGAGGCGCATTCTATGACCGTCTCAAAGAAGAAATAGAAGAATATTACCAACGGACCATCCCCCAGATGAACGCCCTAGAATTTTTGGTGATGATGCGCCAGATCTGGGAAACCCATGGTTTTGGTCACCTCAATCTAGACTTTAAGCACCGTTCTTTGGGGCTGATCAAGGTGCAGGTAGAAGCGTCAATGATGCAATTGGGCACTGAGGTCGGTCTCAAGGAAGGACAAATGCCCTCCTATCACCTAGAAGCAGGCTTCATTGCCGCTTGGTTTTCCCGCTGGGCAGGGAAAGGTATTCGAGCTTGTGCGGTAGATCTCCCGCCGGATGGCGCAGTGGCGATCGCCCAACCAACAACCCTAGCCACTTTCTTTGTCGGGCTGGCTCCCAAGATTGAGCAAGCAGAAATGTGGGTCAAACAGGGTTTATCTAGCGCTGAGATCATCGAAAAGTTTGCCGCGACAGATTCCTAATCTCAATCAAGTATTCTTCATCAAATTTTCTGGCTCAGGGATATTTAATCAATTGAGTTAAGACTTTTGTGCCTGTTTGTGAAAATGCCTGATTCTGGAGCGACTAAACAGCTCGATTATTCTTCTTAAGTTATTGAGTTAAGTTTTTTTAGAAAATTTACAAAGGGCCGCCACCAAAATAGAATGGCCATTGCCTAAAAGAAATTATCCGGCTTCAAAAAATCAATCAGCCCTAAAATTTGAGAAGAAATCTATCTCAATCCTCTCAATCATCCATCTTTACTAACAACTATAAACGTATTTATATCTTCAATATTATTTCAGAATAGAGATTGCTTTAATTATGTTAATTGAGAATATCTGATTATTTTCCAAGAAAAGAAAGTATACATTAGCTTTAGTCAGATGATTGTAGCTTCGATACAAGCTGTCACTATCTCTTTAAAACGCCTTGTGATATTCAAGGTCATTTAAAAAGAGATAATAATTGTTATTGGTGGCGAAGTTTTTCGGGCGATCGCCTCACCCAGCAACTCACACAGTGAAAATGGTTGGATGCTTGACAAGCCCATGGGGCCTCCGGTTTAGCAAGACCAGTAAATATCAGCTTTGGCGATCGTCTAATCAAATTTTGTTTGCATAGCATCCCCCCTTAGACATGCATACAAAAAAAATTATATGTAAATCTTAAAAAAGAGTGTTGTGCACAGAAATCTAAATGTAGATAGCACTTCAAAAAATTTATGGTCAGGGTTTGCGCTCCTGGCTGGGGCTAACATAGAGGCGATCGCCATGAGCCGTTTCAATCTAGATCAAATCACTAATTAGTAACCATTTCAAAATTTCATTACATGTATTTGTTTTTCGCCCATCGTTGAATTCTGGGTTGTAAACTGCATTACCATCGTGCCTAGAAAAATTGACTAGCATATTAGAAATTGAACATGAATATCTAGAACCCATCGCCTAATCACAAAAAATAATGGCTTATCCCTGCAAGTAGCAGTTCTCAAAATTGTTTTGCCCAGGTCACGATATCAACTTAATAAAGGAGCCAAGCACAATGGACAAGGCACCGATTCTTGATTTCATCAGGGACCACATAAACGCGGCAGATAAATCGTCCCATGAGCAAATACAAAAAACATTACAAACTATTCGTACACACCTAGGCTTAGAAGTCGCCTTTCTTGCCGAATTCACCGAAGGACAACGGGTTTTTCGTTACGTTGATTCGTCCCATCCGCAATCACCGATTCATGTGGGGGGAGCTGATCCCCTCGAAGAGAGCTATTGCCAGCGGATCATTGATGGCCGTTTACCCGAACTCATTTTAGATGCGACTCAGTTGCCTGCTGCCCAGGAATTAGCAGTGACAACCGCATTACCTGTGGGTGCTCATCTCAGCGTTCCGGTGAGGCTCAAGGATGGGACTCTTTACGGTACTTTTTGTTGTTTTAGTTTTACGCCAAACCAGTCTCTCAATGAGCGTGATTTGGCCATTATGAGGGTTGCGGCCGAATTTGCAGCGGCTCAAATCGAACACTACCGAGAGGCAGAAAGACTTAAATCAGAGATACGTGAACGCATCTACGCTGTCTTATCCGGCGATGCGCTATCTATGGTTTACCAGCCTATTTATCACTTGGCGGAAAACCGGGTTGTCGGCTTGGAGTCGTTGGCGCGTTTTTTCACCACACCCATGCGATCGCCTGACATCTGGTTTAACGAGGCAGCCTATGTTGATCTCAGTATTCCCCTCGAATTAATGGCGATCCAACTAGCTCTGGACGGCATTAAGCACTTCCCGGCGGATACTTATGTCGCGGTAAATATATCTCCCAAAACTATTTTAGATGGCAAGTTGGGGGACGCCCTGGCTGGGTGGCCGCTGGGGCAAATCGTACTAGAAGTCACCGAGCATGCCGTTATTGATCATTACGATGACATCACTAGGGTTGTAAATCCGTTGCGGCAGCGCGGGTTACGCATCGCCGTAGACGACGCTGGGGCAGGCTATGCAAGCTTCCGGCATATCCTAAACCTGGCTCCCGATGTGATCAAGCTTGATATCAGTATCACCCGCAACATCGATACTGATCGTTCGCGGCGCGCCCTAGCCGCGGCCCTCATCAGCTTCGCCCAAGAAACCGGTAGTAAAATCGTGGCTGAAGGTGTGGAAACGGCATCAGAGCTTGCTGTATTGCAAGAACTCGGTATCAACAAAGCACAGGGATACTTCCTCGGCAAACCCATGTCCCTGAAAGATGCGAGCCAACTTGTGCAGAATGGTTGTAGCTCTTTAGTCTAGTCTTGGTATAACCCATCAAAAAATCGCCCTTAAACCCAGCTTCGATGGTGCAATGCTGGAGGCGATCGCCTCAGTGTTCCCGAAAAAAAATTTCCACAGTTCGCAGAGGAGATTCTCGGTTTCCCTGGGGGCGGCGTCCTGTGTACATCATCCATTAAGATAATTCGTGTTATGCATAGAGTTGCATTTCAATGGTTGCTCGATGATTTTATCCTTACACCATGGCCATGCTTGGGATGTCTCCCCGGCGATCGCCCGTGATCTACAAGCTTCGCTGCAGCAGTGGGTCATCACTGAAAATCGGCTTCCTTCGAATATCACAACCATTGTCGGGGTTGACGTAGGCTTTGAAGAACAATTTACGGTGACTCGAGCAGCAGCGGTGCTGCTTACCTTTCCAGAACTAACCGTATTAGCAACGGCGATCGCCACACGGCCCACAACCTTTCCCTACGTCCCGGGATTACTCTCTTTTCGAGAAGTTCCTACAATTCTCGATGCTTTAGCACAACTCCCGCAGTTGCCAGACCTCATTTTCTGCGATGGCCATGGCTACGCCCATCCCCGACGCTTCGGCCTGGCCTGTCACTTGGGTGTACTCTTAGATTTGCCGACCATTGGCATTGCCAAATCTCGTTATATCGGCATTCACTCAGACGTTCCCCTCGAAAAAGGAGCCTGGGTTCCCCTTGAGGATCAAGGAGAAATCATCGGGGCAGTGCTCCGCAGTCGGACAAAGGTACGGCCCCTTTATATTTCTGTCGGCCACCGCTTAGATCTAGCCACGGCCCTTGGTCTAGTGCTGGCTTGCACCCCTAAATATCGTCTCCCAGAACCAACTCGTCTAGCGGATAAATTGGCCTCCCGCCGATAAGGGGTTGCCAACATTCTCTGAAAAAAATTTCCCTGGGACAGCCTGGGTTAATCGCGTTGATAGTTTTCGTTAGGTTTCCTTTAGGTGATCGCACAGGTTTGACGGTAACACCAGCGGAGGAGAATCACGCCTAAAATGAATTTCGTCGCTTCTAGGGCCCAGTACAATCCATGCCAAACAAACATTTTTAGGGGCATCGTCGTCACCTCTGCAAAATCCAACATCTCTAGACTAAATCCGGTGAGATGTGGCGTGATGAGATAGGTATAAATTAGGGTGATATTAAACAAAATACTGGCAATGACAAGGCCATTGAGGGCTTGGCGATCGCTAAATAAATGTTGAGATCTAAACCCAAAGAAAGCGGTGAGAATTGTCGCGGCACAAACCACTTCTAGACGGTTGAAAACACCAAATAAGAGGTAACCCGCAGTGAGAAATCCACGATCATTCATCATGCCTGCCATGGATAGCACTGGCATAATCACAAAATCTAACAGCAAAGAAGCACTGAGCCAAAACCCCAAGGTTGCCATCACAACGGCCGGCAAATTAAGGGAAAAAAGCTGTTTTTTCAGGGCATCATTCAACATGGTTATTCTCCCAAGTGGGGCCTTACTTTTTTAGCTTAAAAGTTTAGGGGAACCCGGTGGGAGATTACCGATAAAACTGCATTATCTAGTAATACTCTTTCACAAATCGCAATGATTTACCGGATGATCTTCGGGTGATTCTGCCGCATGGTAGGAGCTGCGCACCAACGGCCCAGAGCGCACATGGGAAAAACCCATTTCCCTGGCGATCGCCCCGAGGCGATCAAATTCCGCTGGTGTCCAGTATTTCTGGACGGGTAAATGGGCCAAAGAAGGCCGTAAATATTGCCCTAAGGTGAGGCGATCGCAGCCCACCGCCCGTAAATCGCGCAACGCTTGAATAATTTCCGCTTCCGTCTCCCCATGGCCAAGCATTAATCCCGATTTTGTCGGCAGTTTAGGATCGCATTGCTTCACCCGTTCAAGCACCCTGAGCGATCGCCCATATTTTGCCCCCCGACGCACTGGCCCCTGGAGCCGCTCTACCGTTTCAATGTTGTGGTTGTAGCAAGCAGGTTTCGCTGCCACCACCGTCTGAACCCGTTCTGCTTGGGTAATCTCTGCCCCTTGCCCACTCCAGAAATCGGGGGTTAGCACCTCAATTTGGGTATTGGGGTTTTTCGCCCGAATCGCCGCCATGACCCGCACAAACCAGCTCGCTCCCCCGTCCGCAAGATCATCTCTGGCCACCGAAGTCAACACTACATAATCTAAACCCAATAACTGCACCGACTCTGCCACTTTCTGCGGCTCTTCGGGGTCTAAGGGGAGAGGAATTTGCCCCTTATCCACCTGACAAAAGGCGCAGGCTCTTGTACAAACTTGCCCCATGAGCAGAAAAGTCGCCGTTTTGTTGGCGTAGCATTCTCCCCGATTGGGGCACTTTCCTTCCTCACAGATGGTGTGAATACCCCGCTGTTTGATAATGCGTTGGACGGTCGAAATTTCGCTGGCCTTACCCAGGGGGGCCTTGACCCAATTGGGCATCGGTAAAATGGGTTGGTCGCTAAAACGGGGGGGAATTGAAGCCATAAGTTTCACAAAAGGCTACTGAGGGGGATCTGGCGCTTTAAAATTAGCTTACACTGGTGAAACCTGAATCGCTCAACTTCTAAGGGTCTGTAGATTGTGGCTAATTTCGACCATGGTCAAGGCCGTATCATCGTAAGGAATGAGCCAGTCAACTATTCGAAGTTGTGAAGGAGTACACTGTGACCCACAAAATTCTAGTGATCGACGACAGTAAGGTGATCCGCATGCGGGTTAAAGATATGCTGCCCGATGGCAATTTTGAGGTGATCGAGGCCAAAAATGGACTAGAGGGTTTCAATCTCATCAATACGGAACACCCTAATTTGATCATGTTGGATTTTTTACTCCCAAAGATGAGTGGCTGGGAAGTGTACCAAGAAATCCAAAAGCGGCCGGAACTAAAGGCAATTCCCTTAGTGTTAATGTCTGGGCGCAAAGAGGAAGTCACGGAAAAACTACCGGAGCCCTTTGAAGAATTTTCGTTTATTGAAAAGCCCTTTGACCAAAAACAGCTGATTAATGCCATCAAAGAGGCGATGGCCAAGGCGAAAAAGTATTCCCAAACGCTACCGACTCAGTCGATACCTGGGCGTACTGTGGATACGACTGGGGATCCGATGGCGGCAGAAATTGTTGCTCTCCAAAGTAAAGTTAATGCTCTCCAAGGGGAAATTGAAGTCCTCAGGAAGCAGATGGGACAGTTGGTCAGCTTTGTGAAACAAAAGCTCAAGTAGGCGATCGCCCAGAGCCGCTCAGGCTTACCCGAGGCAACTCGGACTGGGAGCATAATTTTTTTGAAGACAGTAATGTAGATAATGGGTGCGCAGTTTTCTTCTCTGGCAAAGGTATTGGGGCTGTCGGCTTTGGGTTCGGCGCTGATCAAGTATGGTCTGCCCTATGGCTTCGGTATCGGGGCGATCGCCCCATCGAACCCGGTGGCAGTGGTGGCGGTTCTGGGCCCATCCCTTGTGATGGGGGGGCTGCTGTGGTGGCGCTCTACCCAGGTCAATGGCTCCTAAGGGTAACGAAACTGATCCGAGGGACAACGGTCAGTGAAAGCCTGGGAGATAATACAAAAAAATGAGTGATTGAGGCAGATGAACGAGGTGGATTTTCGGAAATGGAGCGGCTTTATTATTCTGCTCAGTTCCTTCTATATTCTCTGGCAAATTAAATCGTTTCTGCTGCTCCTCTTGACGGCAGTAATCTTGGCCAATGCTCTCAATGTTTTAGTACGCAATCTGCAGGTGTGGGGCGATCGCCTGGCGGCTCGCTGCAATCAACCCCTATTTCGCATCAAACGCTCCTTCGCTGTCTTCCTTGCCCTCTTCCTCGTGTTGTTCATCCTTTGGATTGCCCTCACGATCGTTGTTCCCCCCTTCATTGGCCAGTTCCAAACCCTCTTTAGCAAAATCACCACTGGTTTCTACCGTTTTGATGAATGGCTCAATACCCAAATTCTGATGGTTGAAGATCGGATGGGCCTGCCCATTAGCGAACAATTGCCCAACCTCGATGACTTGGTGCGCCAAGTTCCGCCCCTATTAAACGAAGTTCTTAACCGTGGTTGGACTCTCTTTTCTGATTCCCTGAGGGTCTTGCTCAATGCCCTATTGCTGCTGATGCTGACCTTGATGTTCCTGAGCAATCCCCAACCCTATCGTCGGGGATTCATTCGCCTATTTCCCTCGTTTTATCGGCGGCGGGTCGATGAAATTCTCAATATCTGCAATATTGCCCTTACTGGCTGGGTGATTGGTGTTTTGATCAATATGGTCTTCATCGGGACCTTGAGCTACATCGGCCTGGTGATTCTTGGGGTCCCCCTGGCCCTCCCCCAAGCAATTTTGGCTGGCCTCTTAAATCTAATTCCGAATATTGGCCCCTCCCTGAGTGTGATTCCGCCGTTGCTTGTCTCTCTTTTGGAAGCTCCTTGGAAAATTTGGGCAGTTTTGATCCTTTACTTTGTGATCCAGCAGGTCGAATCGGGCCTGTTGACCCCCTGGATGATGGCGAGGCAAGTATCAATTCTCCCGGCGGTGACGCTGCTGGCCCAGGTCTTTTTTGCTGTGACCCTAGAGCTAGGCTTCCTGGGTTTATTTCTTGCCTTACCCTTGGCGATTATTGGTCAAATTATTGTGCGGGAAGTCATTGTGAAAGATATTCTTGACCCTTGGCAGAGCGAACATCCCCATTCAATCTTGGCGACAGTGTCTGGCATGATCGGAGCCGAAACCCACAAGGAGACGACAGCACCAGAGTCACCATCAATGGAACCCCCGGCAGACCCAGCTTAAAACCCAGAAAGCTGTTATGCAATCGAAAAATTCGGAGGATGGAAAACCGGCCCCCTATCTGGGCGGCGAACCTTGGGAGGAAAGGCATAATGCCAAGGCGCTTAAATTCCTGGGAACAGGTTTTGCTAGGAGAGTTTGATTCGTAATTTGTTTAAATTAGAGCTGGCAAGATCTCACCCAATACCAATGACATATTTGCGCCATTCATGATTGACATCGTCGCGGGTGTATTTGAGGAGCTCAAAGTAAAGGCTGCTATGAGGTTTGCGGGGCTGGCTCAACAGCTCCATGTTGGCTTCTCTGGGGGTGCGATTGCCTTTGCGGACATTGCAGCGCATGCAGGCCGTGACGAGATTTTCCCAGCTATCGACGCCCCCCCGTGACCGGGGAATGATGTGGTCAAGGGTGAGTTGTTCGCCACGCTTGCTGCAATATTGGCAGGTGTGGCGATCGCGTTCCAGAATATTTTTGCGGGTGAGGGGGATATCCCGGTAGGGAACTTTGATGTAATGACGTAGGCGGATGACCGTCGGCAGGGGCAGATTGTGATAGATGACACGGCCATTGTGCTCTAAACTCTCTGCCTTATCCTTGAGTAACAGCACGATCGCCCGGCGCCAACTGGTGATGTTGAGCGGTTCGTAGGACGCATTGAGCACTAATACCTTGGCCATATTTTCCTCACCGATTTTTGCAGGAATAATAGGGGACTCAATATTTCCGCATATGCTAGCACAGCTCCCAAAAGTGGTGGGACATTGGCGTTGGGCAGGCCATTGCGTCACAATCTGTATATAGTTTTGATTCTCTACAGCAACTATTTTTTCAATGAAAATCGCGATTACTGGTGCTACGGGGCTCGTGGGCAAACGTTTGGTTGAACGGCTTTATCCCACCCATCAGCTCTTGATCTTGACCCGCAACGAAGCCAAAGCCCAGAAAACTTTTCCGGCCTCGGCCTACCCCAAGCTAGAGATTGTCACTTACCTGCCCACAGAAACGGGGCCCTGGCAAGGGGCCATTTCTGGCTGTGATGGGGTGATCAATTTGGCGGGAGCCCCGATCGCCGAACAGCGGTGGACAGCGAGCTATAAACAAGAAATTCTGCGTAGTCGCCAGGTGGGTACAGACAAACTCGTTGAGGCGATCGCCAAAGCCCAAACCAAACCTAAAGTGCTGATCAATGCCTCGGCGATCGGTTATTACGGCACTAGTGAAACAGCGACCTACATCGAGACCAGTGCCATGGGGAGCGATTTTCTCGCTGAAGTTTGTCAAAAATGGGAAACCGCAGCGCGACAGGCCGAAGCCCACGGCACACGCACAGTGATTCTCCGGTTTGGCATCGTCCTCGCCAAAGAAGGGGGCGCCCTCGGAAAGATGTTGCTAGCCTTTAACACCTTCATGGGTGGGCCATTGGGCACAGGCAAACAGTGGGTGTCTTGGATCCACCGGGATGATCTGGTGGCTCTCATCACCACGGCCCTCGCGGAAGACAGTTGGCAGGGGGTCTATAACGCCACCGCCCCCAACCCAGTGACCATGGGACAACTGGCCCAAGCCCTCGGTGCTGTGATCAAACGCCCATCTTGGCTCCCAGTGCCGGGCTTCGTTCTTGAATTGCTCCTGAGTGACGGTGCAAAAGTTGTCCTGGAAGGACAAAAGGTACTCCCCCAACGCACGGAAGCAGCCGGGTTTCAGTTTAAATTTACAAATGTTGGTGCCGCCCTCAAAGATCTACTACATCCTTAGGCCAAATTTCCCTTTAAAATTCCCCAAATCATCGGGCATTTGACGTGGATTTTCGCAGTCATTCTCCCCAGATTTGGGGATCTTCAAAAAATCTTGGAAGATGTCTCCGAAGCACTCTGGAATTTTCAAATAGCATTCAATTTAAGCGTTCTTCACGTTGCCTTAATCGCCCTTGATAGCGCGTCTCCAATACAATAAAAGCCTCCGTTTGAAAAATATTTTGCCCCCAAGAAATAATCAAAAAATTTATGTTAGAGTCGGAACCGTTGACGCGATTGAGATGATATTTTCTCAGCCATGGCCAATAGGTGTGACAATTTCCAGAATGGAACTCTGATTTATGGGAGCGCGTCTCTAAACTACCTTGACCAACGGCGATCGCCTCCATCCCCAGAACCCTCTAGTTCAGATAGTGGACTTGCTTGAATGGGGATTTGTCCGGTGTAAGGTAAGCCAGTTTTGTTGGTTGATTTTTGGGATTATTTTTTCTAATCTCGCAAATATTTTTTTGAGGTTTTATTTATGAAAAGTCTGGTTCATTTGGGTCAAAAAGCATTGTTGATGGGAACGGCGATCGCCGGAACAGTCGCTGGTTTTGCTGGGGGAGCCCTTGCCTTACCAGAAGCAACTGTGATCGAAAAATTGCGGCCAATCCCAATGTATATGCTGATCAACGACGAGGGGCAGCCCATTTTTGCGACGATTACCGATCAATCTGGCAATGAATCAGGCGTTACGGGTGTATTTGTGAGCCCATCGGATGCAGAAAATTTGGTGGCTAACCGTCGCACCGAATCTAACCAACTTTTGCAAGAAGAACGGGCGAAAGCCGATGCAAACCCCGAGGTAATTGCGGCATTAGAAGAGCAAGCTAACCTCTGGGAAGAGGCGACAATCTTACCGATTGGCCTCGACCGGATTTATCAGTTTGCCCGGAGCAATGAGGCCGAAAATCTGACCTTTAAGTTTCTGCCGACGATGGAGCAGCTCAATGCGGCGGCCGAGGTGACTCAACAGGAAGATTTTCCTGGAGTACCGCTATTTTTCCTCTCGGTGCAGGAAAAGGATGCCAATGGCCAGGATGTAGTTTCTTTCCCGACCCTCGCTAGTAATGGGGGCGATGGCCAAGGGGAAATTCCGGTGTTTTTTGAGGTAGACCCGATCCTTGAGCAGCTCGATGATTTTCCTGAGAATGAAGACCTGAGCATCAATGTAATGCCCCTCGAAGTGTTTATCGCCAAGCTATTGGATTCTGATTTACCTGCTGAGGAGCAGGAATTTTTAGAGGCGATGACCTTGATCCCACCCATGGAGTCGGCCCAGTTGATCCAGTCGATCCTTGAGCAACAGCAGCAGCAGCAGTAAGGCCTTGGTTGAGTTGATTGCGGCTCAGGCAGTGATGCAGTGGCGACAGTGGGCTCAGACCCAGGCGATCGCCACTGCGATTCCCATTTTTGAGGTGGACTGGTTTTTGCAGGGAGTCACGGACTTAACGGCCCTCGAATTGCGCTTGGGTATTGGTCGCTCTGTCCGTAGTGCCCACAGTTTAGACAAATTGGTGGTCCTCTGGGAAAAGCGCACCCAAGAAGCCTTGCCGGTGCAATACCTCGTCGGTAAGGCGTCGTGGCGCGACTTTGAGTTGATCGTTACACCAGCGGTATTGATCCCTCGGCCGGAAACAGAATATTTGATTGATTTGGTGCACAGTCTACCCGCAGATTTACAACAAGGCCCCTGGGTTGATCTCGGCACAGGGAGTGGGGCGATCGCCCTGGGTTTGGCAGACTGTTTTCCTCGGGCGACAATCCATGCCGTAGACCAGAGTGAGGCGGCCCTAGGGGTGGCCCGTCAGAATGCTGCAGCCTACGGTTTCCAAGAAAAAATTCAGTTTTACCAGGGCAGTTGGTGGGAACCGCTGGGCCACCTCCGGGGAAAGGTTTCTGGGATGATCTCAAATCCGCCCTACATTCCTTCAGGAATGCTGCCCGATTTGCAGCCGGAAGTGTATCGCCACGAACCCCACAGCGCCCTCGATGGGGGCACAGACGGCCTGGATGATATTCGAGTGCTGGTCAATGAAGCACCACAATATCTGGTTTCTGGGGGAATTTGGCTGATTGAGATGATGTTAGGCCAGGGGGAAAGGGTCGCCCAGTTACTCGCCGATAATGGCCAATATGAAAATATTCGGGTGATTAATGACTTTGCTGGGGGCGATCGCTATGTGTGGGCTCAGCGCAAGTAAATATTGATATCGACGTGATCTTTATCACGAGAGACTAAATCGGAAAAATTTAAGATGAATTCGAGCTAGTTATTCCCCTCAATCTGGGCATAATAAGCATAGGTAGAACTATGGCTTAAGCCATGAGCGGCATCATGACCGAACGAACACTATGAAATTTTTCCTGTTCCAAACCTGGCTTAAAATCCGTCGGCGACCTCTAAAATCGTCTATCAACGAAAAGGGTTTTGTGCTGCCATTGGTATTTGGGTTGGGATTTTTCATGCTCATCATCGGCGCCACCATGATCTACCGCAGCCAGGATGATCAAACTACGGCGATCGCCCAACGGGAAACTTCATCAGGTCTTGCTGCTGCCGAAACAGGAATAAACCGCGTCTATAACTTCCTCACGGCAAATCGCGTTTTTTCCCAATATCCATCAAGTGATGGTCTCCAATCCTATTCCTGGCAAAATGACCAAACTTGGGAAACATTGGTCGCTAATGCTGACACCAATCCAATCATTGTCGACCAATGCTTTACAGAAACTGCCATTAATGAAGCTGTTGACGAATTGGAGCTTTACGTTGGCGGTGTTTGGGTTCCTATTGACGAAAATCGACCAGAAGAAGGACAGTTTCAAGTCATCAGCTATGAATACATCGGCGCTGACAAAGACGATGAGAAAAACATCGATGCTGGCGTACTTATCGGGCGTGGAATTCTCCAGGTAAAAGGGCGTGTCAATACTGATAGTGAAGATGATACAGGTGATAGTGACCTGGGTACTGCTATTAGCTCCCTCCAAGTGGAAATTCCTATTCTCAAAAACCAGCCAGCCGTGCGCAGC
The nucleotide sequence above comes from [Synechococcus] sp. NIES-970. Encoded proteins:
- a CDS encoding hypothetical protein (conserved hypothetical protein), which encodes MITLLENLLERSDGAYIEPQDLDQVDQTLQSWGDRRITYQLIQEKEEKIVDETLKRFQTDHEILLKSAPANVLKKCKGDLVSVLRNCATAMLLQDEELLKDRFLYWMQNIMRAVKNQKYNDQVYRIIQDVVQEELPAQYAQQMLPYLQLTHQYLSE
- a CDS encoding hypothetical protein (conserved hypothetical protein) encodes the protein MTLSAIPGNYFTPRGYIKSEPDTGLLRTRHGNRLLAVPEVLLRSVHKALREETGEATPFALYTFGFWWGGAFYDRLKEEIEEYYQRTIPQMNALEFLVMMRQIWETHGFGHLNLDFKHRSLGLIKVQVEASMMQLGTEVGLKEGQMPSYHLEAGFIAAWFSRWAGKGIRACAVDLPPDGAVAIAQPTTLATFFVGLAPKIEQAEMWVKQGLSSAEIIEKFAATDS
- a CDS encoding diguanylate phosphodiesterase with GAF sensor — protein: MDKAPILDFIRDHINAADKSSHEQIQKTLQTIRTHLGLEVAFLAEFTEGQRVFRYVDSSHPQSPIHVGGADPLEESYCQRIIDGRLPELILDATQLPAAQELAVTTALPVGAHLSVPVRLKDGTLYGTFCCFSFTPNQSLNERDLAIMRVAAEFAAAQIEHYREAERLKSEIRERIYAVLSGDALSMVYQPIYHLAENRVVGLESLARFFTTPMRSPDIWFNEAAYVDLSIPLELMAIQLALDGIKHFPADTYVAVNISPKTILDGKLGDALAGWPLGQIVLEVTEHAVIDHYDDITRVVNPLRQRGLRIAVDDAGAGYASFRHILNLAPDVIKLDISITRNIDTDRSRRALAAALISFAQETGSKIVAEGVETASELAVLQELGINKAQGYFLGKPMSLKDASQLVQNGCSSLV
- a CDS encoding endonuclease V codes for the protein MILSLHHGHAWDVSPAIARDLQASLQQWVITENRLPSNITTIVGVDVGFEEQFTVTRAAAVLLTFPELTVLATAIATRPTTFPYVPGLLSFREVPTILDALAQLPQLPDLIFCDGHGYAHPRRFGLACHLGVLLDLPTIGIAKSRYIGIHSDVPLEKGAWVPLEDQGEIIGAVLRSRTKVRPLYISVGHRLDLATALGLVLACTPKYRLPEPTRLADKLASRR
- a CDS encoding hypothetical protein (conserved hypothetical membrane protein), giving the protein MLNDALKKQLFSLNLPAVVMATLGFWLSASLLLDFVIMPVLSMAGMMNDRGFLTAGYLLFGVFNRLEVVCAATILTAFFGFRSQHLFSDRQALNGLVIASILFNITLIYTYLITPHLTGFSLEMLDFAEVTTMPLKMFVWHGLYWALEATKFILGVILLRWCYRQTCAIT
- the lipA_3 gene encoding lipoic acid synthetase — encoded protein: MASIPPRFSDQPILPMPNWVKAPLGKASEISTVQRIIKQRGIHTICEEGKCPNRGECYANKTATFLLMGQVCTRACAFCQVDKGQIPLPLDPEEPQKVAESVQLLGLDYVVLTSVARDDLADGGASWFVRVMAAIRAKNPNTQIEVLTPDFWSGQGAEITQAERVQTVVAAKPACYNHNIETVERLQGPVRRGAKYGRSLRVLERVKQCDPKLPTKSGLMLGHGETEAEIIQALRDLRAVGCDRLTLGQYLRPSLAHLPVQKYWTPAEFDRLGAIAREMGFSHVRSGPLVRSSYHAAESPEDHPVNHCDL
- a CDS encoding response regulator receiver domain protein, translating into MTHKILVIDDSKVIRMRVKDMLPDGNFEVIEAKNGLEGFNLINTEHPNLIMLDFLLPKMSGWEVYQEIQKRPELKAIPLVLMSGRKEEVTEKLPEPFEEFSFIEKPFDQKQLINAIKEAMAKAKKYSQTLPTQSIPGRTVDTTGDPMAAEIVALQSKVNALQGEIEVLRKQMGQLVSFVKQKLK
- a CDS encoding hypothetical protein (conserved hypothetical protein (PF01594)) — its product is MNEVDFRKWSGFIILLSSFYILWQIKSFLLLLLTAVILANALNVLVRNLQVWGDRLAARCNQPLFRIKRSFAVFLALFLVLFILWIALTIVVPPFIGQFQTLFSKITTGFYRFDEWLNTQILMVEDRMGLPISEQLPNLDDLVRQVPPLLNEVLNRGWTLFSDSLRVLLNALLLLMLTLMFLSNPQPYRRGFIRLFPSFYRRRVDEILNICNIALTGWVIGVLINMVFIGTLSYIGLVILGVPLALPQAILAGLLNLIPNIGPSLSVIPPLLVSLLEAPWKIWAVLILYFVIQQVESGLLTPWMMARQVSILPAVTLLAQVFFAVTLELGFLGLFLALPLAIIGQIIVREVIVKDILDPWQSEHPHSILATVSGMIGAETHKETTAPESPSMEPPADPA
- a CDS encoding restriction endonuclease — translated: MAKVLVLNASYEPLNITSWRRAIVLLLKDKAESLEHNGRVIYHNLPLPTVIRLRHYIKVPYRDIPLTRKNILERDRHTCQYCSKRGEQLTLDHIIPRSRGGVDSWENLVTACMRCNVRKGNRTPREANMELLSQPRKPHSSLYFELLKYTRDDVNHEWRKYVIGIG